One segment of bacterium DNA contains the following:
- a CDS encoding GxxExxY protein codes for MKENEITKIIVECAIEVHRVLGGPGLLECVYEEALVWELERRGLNVLRQVILPIRYKGNTLGHPLKIDLMVQRKVLVENKATIQDDRIFQSQLLTYLRLSRLKVGMVLNFGKRLMKDGIHRVVNGL; via the coding sequence ATGAAAGAGAATGAAATTACGAAAATAATTGTCGAATGTGCCATTGAGGTTCACCGCGTTTTAGGTGGCCCAGGATTGTTGGAGTGTGTATATGAAGAGGCTTTGGTATGGGAACTTGAAAGACGAGGACTTAACGTGTTGCGGCAGGTCATATTGCCCATTCGTTACAAGGGAAACACTCTCGGCCATCCTTTGAAAATCGATCTAATGGTGCAACGAAAGGTTCTGGTTGAGAATAAGGCTACAATCCAAGACGATAGAATTTTTCAATCACAGCTACTAACATACTTGCGTTTGAGTCGCTTAAAAGTAGGGATGGTGCTTAATTTCGGTAAGAGACTGATGAAGGACGGTATTCACCGAGTTGTGAACGGACTTTGA
- the arcC gene encoding carbamate kinase: MRNPVAVIAFGGNAILKEGERGTQEEQIRHCDEAADLMAQIVQRGYDLVIVHGNGPQVGNILIQMEEAVNKVPPFSLDVCVAVSEGSMGYLLERSLRNQFRKRSLKKEAATLITQVMVDPRDPAFENPSKPIGPFFTAYRAAVLKKEKRWPMVEDSGRGYRRVVASPLPQRIINLEIVKSLINNGTCVIAAGGGGIPAYYDGYDNIKGVEAVIDKDYTSSLIASELRADLFVILTNVEFVSIHFGKKNQKNLTRVRLKEMKRFYDRGHFPPGSMGPKIKAAIDFIENGGKEVIVTSAKELIRAMKGQSGTHIVR, from the coding sequence ATGAGAAATCCAGTTGCGGTGATTGCTTTCGGCGGGAATGCGATCCTGAAAGAAGGGGAAAGAGGCACACAGGAAGAGCAGATCCGGCACTGTGATGAAGCCGCCGACTTGATGGCTCAGATTGTTCAACGCGGATACGATCTGGTCATTGTTCATGGAAACGGCCCACAGGTGGGAAACATCCTGATTCAAATGGAAGAGGCCGTGAACAAAGTTCCCCCTTTTTCGCTGGACGTCTGCGTCGCCGTTTCGGAAGGAAGCATGGGTTACCTGCTGGAGCGCTCTCTGCGCAATCAGTTCAGGAAGCGCAGTTTGAAGAAGGAAGCGGCTACGCTGATTACGCAGGTGATGGTGGATCCGCGAGACCCTGCGTTTGAGAATCCTAGCAAACCGATCGGTCCTTTCTTTACTGCGTATCGGGCAGCCGTGCTGAAGAAAGAAAAGCGCTGGCCGATGGTGGAAGATAGTGGAAGAGGGTATCGCAGAGTTGTTGCCTCACCTTTGCCACAGCGAATCATCAATCTGGAAATCGTCAAATCGCTGATCAACAACGGAACCTGTGTCATTGCTGCAGGCGGTGGAGGGATTCCTGCTTACTATGACGGCTACGATAACATCAAGGGAGTCGAAGCTGTGATCGACAAGGATTACACAAGTAGCTTGATCGCGTCTGAATTAAGAGCAGATCTATTCGTGATCCTGACAAACGTCGAGTTCGTTTCTATCCATTTTGGCAAAAAAAATCAAAAGAATCTGACGCGGGTTCGTTTGAAAGAGATGAAACGTTTTTATGACAGAGGTCATTTTCCACCCGGAAGCATGGGGCCTAAAATAAAAGCGGCAATCGATTTTATTGAAAATGGGGGAAAAGAAGTGATCGTCACTTCAGCAAAAGAATTAATACGCGCGATGAAAGGTCAATCGGGGACGCACATTGTGAGGTAA
- the argF gene encoding ornithine carbamoyltransferase gives MKTKNAAGTPAVRHFLSLKDVSSGQWKEIFDLSADVKKNPQKYSQALAGKTLGMIFQKSSTRTRVSFEVGMFQLGGHALFLSSNDIQIGRGETIADTARVLSRMVDIIMARVFGHNIVEDLAKYAAVPVINGLSDFSHPCQGVADYFTLYERWGDCKGRKIAYIGDGNNVCHSLLFGAAALGMRISVGAPDGYKPDQGVVDFSRDLATKTGGSVTVVTDPREAIRDADAVYTDVWASMGQEKEYHERKAIFGGYQVNEKLFAWAKPDALFLHCLPAHRGDEVTDEVIDSPNAVVWDEAENRLHCQKAILLLLTGNF, from the coding sequence ATGAAGACCAAGAATGCGGCCGGGACGCCCGCGGTACGGCACTTTTTAAGTTTGAAAGATGTTTCTTCCGGTCAATGGAAGGAGATTTTTGACTTAAGCGCCGATGTGAAGAAAAATCCACAAAAGTACAGCCAGGCGCTCGCCGGAAAAACGCTGGGAATGATTTTTCAAAAGTCGTCGACCCGCACCCGTGTTTCTTTTGAAGTCGGAATGTTTCAATTGGGCGGTCACGCTCTGTTTTTGAGCTCCAACGATATTCAGATCGGGCGAGGGGAAACGATTGCGGACACAGCGCGCGTTCTTTCACGCATGGTCGATATCATCATGGCGCGTGTTTTCGGTCATAACATTGTGGAAGACCTGGCAAAGTATGCAGCCGTTCCGGTGATCAACGGACTCTCCGATTTTTCGCATCCGTGTCAGGGCGTTGCGGATTACTTCACGTTGTATGAAAGATGGGGAGACTGCAAAGGACGCAAAATCGCGTACATTGGTGATGGCAACAATGTTTGTCATTCGCTGCTGTTCGGAGCGGCAGCATTAGGAATGCGCATTAGTGTCGGCGCTCCGGACGGCTACAAACCGGATCAAGGTGTGGTGGATTTTAGCCGGGACCTGGCCACAAAAACCGGTGGATCGGTGACGGTTGTGACGGATCCACGCGAAGCGATTCGCGATGCAGATGCTGTATACACGGATGTGTGGGCATCGATGGGTCAAGAAAAAGAATATCACGAACGAAAAGCAATCTTTGGCGGCTATCAAGTGAATGAAAAACTTTTCGCGTGGGCAAAACCGGATGCACTCTTTTTGCATTGCCTTCCTGCGCATCGCGGTGATGAAGTCACCGATGAAGTGATCGATAGCCCGAATGCAGTGGTGTGGGATGAGGCGGAAAACCGCCTGCATTGCCAAAAGGCCATACTCTTACTCTTGACAGGTAATTTTTAA
- a CDS encoding cyclic 2,3-diphosphoglycerate synthase gives MGAAGRDFHNFNVLFRKDPTVEVVAFTATQIPNIADRRYPAELAGELYPNGIPIHEEKELIALIQKHNIHQVIFSYSDVSHQYVMHKGCEVLAAGADYRLISPTSTMLISKRPVVSVCAVRTGSGKSQTTRKVAEILKNSGKKVCVVRHPMPYGDLVAQRVQRFATMEDLDRYDCTIEEREEYEPHLTRGIVVFAGVDYQAILDEVEKEAEIVLWDGGNNDTPFFKSDLEIVVADPHRPGHELSYYPGEVNFRRANVIVINKMDTSSFDNVNTVRANIRKINPKAIVVDGASPIFLENPSAIFNKRVLVIEDGPTLTHGEMKYGAGILAAKKFAASAIVDPRPYAVGSIAETFRIYPDIGTLLPAMGYGGKQMKDLEDTINRADCDVVIIATPVDLRRLVKFNKPAVRVTYELQAIGSPTMEDVLKPFCS, from the coding sequence ATGGGAGCAGCCGGACGTGATTTTCATAATTTTAATGTGCTGTTCCGGAAGGACCCAACTGTAGAAGTCGTTGCCTTTACCGCGACGCAGATTCCTAATATTGCTGATCGCCGTTATCCGGCCGAATTGGCCGGCGAGCTTTATCCGAATGGCATTCCCATTCATGAGGAAAAAGAACTCATCGCACTCATTCAAAAACACAATATTCATCAGGTCATCTTTTCCTACAGCGATGTTTCGCATCAATATGTCATGCACAAAGGATGCGAGGTTCTCGCTGCAGGAGCGGATTACCGTCTGATCAGTCCGACCTCCACCATGCTCATATCCAAAAGACCGGTTGTGTCTGTGTGCGCTGTTCGCACTGGTAGTGGAAAGAGCCAGACCACGCGCAAAGTTGCGGAGATCCTGAAGAACTCCGGCAAGAAGGTCTGTGTCGTTCGCCACCCAATGCCTTATGGGGACCTCGTCGCGCAGCGAGTGCAACGCTTTGCCACTATGGAAGATTTGGACAGGTACGATTGCACGATTGAAGAGCGGGAAGAATACGAACCTCATCTCACAAGAGGGATTGTAGTATTCGCCGGTGTCGACTATCAGGCGATTCTGGATGAGGTGGAAAAGGAAGCCGAAATCGTTCTCTGGGATGGTGGAAACAATGACACGCCTTTTTTCAAATCGGATCTGGAAATTGTAGTTGCTGATCCGCACAGACCCGGCCACGAATTGAGCTACTATCCAGGCGAAGTTAATTTCCGGCGAGCGAACGTGATCGTGATCAACAAAATGGATACTTCCTCGTTCGACAATGTGAACACTGTGCGAGCGAATATTCGCAAAATAAATCCCAAGGCCATTGTTGTGGATGGCGCATCACCGATTTTCTTGGAGAATCCGTCTGCCATCTTCAACAAGAGAGTGCTGGTGATCGAAGATGGACCGACCTTAACGCATGGCGAAATGAAGTACGGCGCGGGAATCTTGGCGGCAAAGAAATTTGCGGCGAGCGCAATTGTGGATCCCAGACCCTATGCTGTCGGTTCGATAGCGGAGACGTTCCGGATTTATCCGGACATTGGCACGTTGCTGCCTGCTATGGGATATGGCGGTAAGCAGATGAAGGATTTGGAAGACACCATCAATCGCGCAGACTGCGACGTGGTAATCATAGCGACTCCGGTCGATTTGCGGCGTTTGGTGAAGTTCAACAAGCCTGCTGTCCGCGTGACCTACGAGCTGCAGGCGATCGGATCTCCTACAATGGAAGATGTGTTGAAGCCTTTCTGTTCCTGA
- a CDS encoding class I SAM-dependent methyltransferase — translation MEEWQLQVYKKSLKKKEKIDLLLRSLNDLKGKTCLEVGCARGTVSHFLRSAGGAWLHADTDKSNVQAAISLVKDGVLQIPPNVLPFPDSSFDVIVSLDYLEHVHDDDAAMSELWRVLKPAGRLLISTPTTGPTFLLNKVKPKIGLTLDKYGHVREGYDLGDLRARLKQQGYDILSSTTYSRFFTEFIEMGINFAFVKLLGKGMEGEAGKRDGNITIGSKESFQKHQGSMKLYSLAYPILFAFTRLDKLLPWQGYALFIEARKPAQ, via the coding sequence ATGGAAGAATGGCAATTACAGGTTTATAAAAAATCGCTTAAGAAAAAGGAGAAGATCGACCTTCTCTTGCGTTCACTCAACGATCTGAAAGGCAAAACCTGTTTGGAAGTTGGTTGCGCGCGCGGAACGGTTTCGCATTTTTTGCGTTCCGCAGGCGGTGCCTGGCTTCACGCCGATACCGACAAGAGCAATGTTCAAGCTGCAATCTCGCTGGTCAAAGACGGAGTGCTGCAAATTCCACCCAATGTTCTTCCCTTCCCTGATTCCTCTTTTGATGTGATCGTCTCGCTGGATTATCTGGAACACGTGCACGACGATGATGCTGCAATGAGTGAGCTATGGCGCGTTTTGAAACCAGCGGGCCGTTTGCTTATTTCAACTCCGACGACCGGTCCTACTTTTCTGTTAAATAAAGTGAAACCAAAGATCGGTCTGACTCTGGATAAGTATGGACATGTCCGGGAGGGTTATGATCTTGGCGATCTACGGGCGCGACTGAAACAGCAGGGATACGACATTCTATCGTCGACAACCTATTCCCGATTTTTTACCGAATTCATTGAAATGGGGATCAATTTTGCATTTGTGAAACTGCTGGGAAAAGGCATGGAAGGAGAAGCAGGAAAAAGGGACGGAAATATCACCATCGGATCGAAGGAAAGTTTTCAAAAACATCAGGGTTCCATGAAACTTTATTCTCTCGCCTATCCCATTTTATTCGCATTTACGAGGCTGGATAAGCTCCTGCCATGGCAGGGTTACGCTCTGTTTATTGAGGCTCGAAAACCGGCGCAATAG